The Alteromonas stellipolaris genome includes a region encoding these proteins:
- a CDS encoding tellurite resistance TerB family protein → MLKSLLQLFETKESEVQQKHTVELATAALLSEIMRADDNVTDSELNAYKTHLYKQFALSDDELKLLMEEGRTSAEDAVDLVQFTKIINQTCEEEQKRDILEGLWAIAYADNQLAPIEEHTIRRISDLLHVPHSHFIKAKLRVSPEN, encoded by the coding sequence ATGCTTAAATCTTTGTTACAGCTTTTCGAAACGAAAGAATCAGAAGTGCAGCAGAAACATACAGTCGAACTTGCCACCGCTGCGTTGTTAAGTGAAATAATGAGGGCTGACGATAATGTCACAGACAGTGAGCTTAACGCTTATAAAACGCACTTGTATAAGCAGTTTGCGCTTTCTGATGATGAACTAAAATTACTCATGGAAGAAGGCCGTACATCAGCAGAAGATGCCGTCGATTTAGTACAATTTACCAAGATAATTAATCAAACCTGTGAAGAAGAACAAAAGCGGGACATTCTTGAGGGCTTATGGGCTATTGCCTATGCAGATAATCAACTTGCCCCTATTGAAGAGCATACAATTCGGCGCATATCAGATTTATTGCATGTGCCGCATTCCCATTTTATTAAAGCCAAACTGCGTGTTTCGCCAGAAAACTAA
- a CDS encoding sensor histidine kinase gives MVQLGSLRQLTLGSFVLALIPLIALLWQSQSDLAKVGQMTTLETRYVVDVVGDMQRLDGAVVDLERSIRQYAVIRTEKVATLSDNALDQFAVAADNLCQALSVQETCERLSEQLGDLSDYRLIEDQLLLNAYLANVARSVSQLRDDVELAISERVKVQQDDLNAMQAKQAWSTAMLVSVSLLLILLGSQLIVNPVNKLKQIIRIVAHQQGDLPPLSRQAPRELIDVEKDLHWLYDRLGQLEHIRTALLRHAAHELKTPLASIKEGCSLLSENVVGDLNDPQREVLSLLSASTQRLNTLIEKLLDYNLLLQQAQPDIVNTDAKKLVDACLGDYALALQEREVTVSVDCKHIWADEELFRRILDNLVSNAVAHGAVGRPINVHIYLDNNFAILDVANRGKRIAKESVATLFEPFTRGAEPRNDNVIGTGLGLSIVADCARLMHGDVQVVDVDYADVCFRVTIPQQEK, from the coding sequence CTGGTTCAGCTAGGCTCATTACGTCAACTAACGCTAGGTAGCTTCGTGCTGGCGTTGATCCCATTGATTGCGCTGTTGTGGCAAAGTCAAAGTGACTTAGCCAAAGTGGGGCAAATGACCACATTGGAAACCCGATACGTGGTTGATGTTGTGGGCGATATGCAGCGCTTAGATGGTGCTGTTGTTGACTTAGAGCGAAGTATTCGCCAATACGCGGTTATTCGAACCGAGAAAGTTGCCACCTTATCCGATAATGCACTCGATCAGTTCGCGGTGGCCGCTGATAATCTTTGCCAAGCCTTATCTGTTCAGGAAACCTGCGAAAGGTTGTCAGAACAATTGGGCGACCTGTCTGATTACCGCTTGATTGAAGACCAACTCCTACTTAATGCGTACCTTGCTAACGTAGCACGAAGTGTTTCACAACTTCGAGATGACGTGGAACTTGCGATTTCCGAGCGGGTCAAAGTGCAGCAAGATGACTTAAACGCGATGCAAGCAAAGCAAGCGTGGTCTACGGCGATGTTGGTAAGTGTTTCCTTGTTGCTTATCCTTTTGGGAAGCCAACTAATTGTTAATCCAGTCAATAAATTAAAGCAGATAATTCGTATAGTGGCTCATCAGCAAGGTGATCTTCCCCCTTTGTCTCGCCAAGCACCGCGAGAGTTAATAGATGTGGAGAAAGATCTGCATTGGCTGTACGATCGCCTTGGTCAATTAGAGCATATTCGCACAGCCTTATTGCGCCATGCTGCTCACGAGTTGAAAACACCGTTAGCCAGTATTAAAGAAGGATGTAGTTTATTGTCGGAAAATGTTGTGGGCGATTTAAATGACCCTCAACGTGAAGTATTGTCGCTACTTAGCGCAAGTACGCAAAGACTAAACACACTAATCGAAAAATTACTCGATTATAACTTGTTGTTACAGCAAGCTCAGCCCGACATTGTTAATACTGATGCGAAGAAGTTGGTTGATGCATGTTTAGGTGATTACGCCCTAGCGTTACAAGAACGCGAAGTGACAGTGTCGGTTGATTGTAAGCATATTTGGGCTGACGAAGAGTTATTCAGGCGAATACTCGACAATTTGGTGTCTAACGCAGTAGCGCATGGTGCTGTTGGTCGACCCATTAATGTACATATATATTTAGATAATAACTTTGCTATATTGGACGTTGCAAATCGAGGCAAGCGGATTGCCAAAGAGTCGGTTGCAACACTGTTTGAACCTTTCACCCGTGGCGCAGAGCCGAGAAATGATAATGTTATAGGCACAGGGCTAGGCTTATCGATTGTTGCGGATTGCGCGCGACTGATGCATGGCGACGTACAAGTTGTCGATGTTGATTATGCTGATGTGTGCTTTAGGGTGACGATTCCTCAACAGGAAAAATAA
- the aspS gene encoding aspartate--tRNA ligase, with protein MRTDYCGNIDSSYIGQEITLCGWVNKRRDLGGVIFIDLRDREGIVQVVFDPDLPEVLSVANKLRGEFCVKLTGKVRARPEGQINKDMRTGEIEILGTGLEIINRSDALPLDWNQENSEEQRLRYRYLDLRRPVMSQRLQFRAKVTGAVRRFLEGEGFLDIETPILTKATPEGARDYLVPSRTHKGEFFALPQSPQLFKQLLMMSGMDRYYQIVKCFRDEDLRADRQPEFTQIDIETTFLDADGVMAITESMIRDLFNTMLNVDLGDFPRMTYAEAMKRFGSDKPDLRNPLELTDIADLLETVEFKVFSGPANDPKGRVAAIRVPGGASMSRKQIDEYTKFVGIYGAKGLAWMKVNEMAPGQEGLQSPILKFLSEDITDGILQRTGAQAGDILLFGADTNTVVTEAMGALRLKLGEDFELLEGEWKPLWVVDFPMFEEFDGQLHAIHHPFTAPRGLTAEELKANPVGALSDAYDMVLNGCELGGGSVRIHNEEMQSAVFDILGIDEEEAKNKFGFLLEALRFGAPPHAGLAFGLDRLVMLMTGATSIRDVMAFPKTTTAACPLTSAPSPANPKQLEELAIATVKKPS; from the coding sequence ATGCGCACAGATTACTGTGGGAACATCGATTCATCATACATTGGGCAAGAAATCACCCTGTGTGGTTGGGTAAACAAACGCCGTGACTTAGGTGGCGTAATCTTCATCGACTTACGAGACCGCGAAGGTATCGTTCAAGTGGTATTCGACCCTGATTTACCAGAGGTATTAAGCGTAGCGAATAAACTTCGCGGTGAATTCTGCGTGAAGCTTACCGGTAAAGTGCGTGCTCGCCCTGAAGGCCAAATCAACAAAGATATGCGTACCGGCGAAATTGAGATTTTAGGCACAGGTCTAGAAATCATCAATCGCTCTGATGCGCTACCACTTGATTGGAACCAAGAGAACTCTGAAGAGCAGCGTTTACGCTACCGTTACCTTGATTTACGTCGCCCTGTTATGAGCCAGCGCTTACAGTTTCGCGCTAAAGTAACCGGTGCAGTACGTCGTTTCTTAGAAGGCGAAGGCTTTCTAGACATTGAAACTCCTATTTTGACCAAAGCGACACCTGAAGGTGCTCGTGATTACTTAGTACCTAGCCGTACCCATAAAGGTGAATTCTTTGCACTGCCGCAATCGCCTCAATTGTTTAAGCAATTGCTGATGATGTCTGGCATGGACAGATACTATCAAATCGTTAAATGCTTCCGTGACGAAGATTTACGTGCCGATCGCCAACCAGAATTTACCCAAATCGATATCGAAACTACGTTTTTAGATGCCGATGGTGTTATGGCCATTACTGAAAGCATGATCCGCGACTTATTCAACACCATGTTGAATGTAGATTTGGGCGATTTCCCGCGTATGACTTACGCCGAAGCAATGAAACGTTTTGGTAGCGACAAGCCCGATTTACGCAACCCGCTAGAGCTTACCGATATTGCTGACTTACTGGAAACCGTTGAGTTTAAAGTATTCAGTGGCCCTGCTAACGATCCTAAAGGTCGTGTTGCGGCTATTCGTGTACCAGGCGGTGCGAGCATGTCTCGTAAGCAAATTGACGAGTACACTAAGTTCGTAGGCATTTACGGCGCGAAAGGCTTAGCGTGGATGAAAGTAAACGAAATGGCACCAGGCCAAGAAGGTTTACAATCACCTATTCTTAAGTTCCTAAGTGAAGATATTACCGACGGTATTTTGCAGCGCACTGGCGCTCAAGCTGGCGACATCTTGTTATTTGGTGCCGACACTAACACGGTAGTTACCGAAGCCATGGGCGCACTTCGCCTTAAACTAGGTGAAGACTTTGAGTTATTAGAAGGCGAGTGGAAGCCGTTGTGGGTTGTCGACTTCCCAATGTTCGAAGAGTTCGATGGACAGCTGCATGCTATACACCATCCGTTTACTGCGCCTCGTGGCTTAACTGCAGAAGAGCTTAAAGCCAACCCTGTCGGCGCATTGTCTGATGCCTACGACATGGTATTAAACGGTTGCGAGCTTGGTGGTGGTTCAGTACGTATTCACAATGAAGAAATGCAATCTGCCGTATTTGACATTTTGGGTATAGATGAAGAAGAAGCGAAGAACAAGTTTGGCTTCTTACTTGAAGCCTTACGCTTTGGTGCACCGCCTCACGCAGGTCTTGCGTTTGGTTTAGACCGCTTAGTGATGCTAATGACTGGTGCGACGTCAATTCGCGATGTCATGGCATTCCCTAAAACCACCACAGCGGCATGCCCATTAACGTCTGCGCCAAGCCCTGCGAATCCAAAGCAGTTGGAAGAGTTGGCGATTGCAACGGTAAAAAAGCCGTCGTAA
- a CDS encoding DUF72 domain-containing protein: MTNTNNPAVTKLSTSSALPKVFIGLPQWQHSHWPKTWFANYPKSDNQLIHYAKECNTVEGNTTFYSLPHSDAVSRWEQSVGSDFSFTFKFNQQITHVHQLLHCEDEVNEQLQILAPLEHKLGVMLLQLPASFGPEKLERLAAFLHLIPRHITVAVEVRHLAFFGKGDEEKQLNQLLIEYNANRIIMDTRALFTGADTNSSDSALLREVRNKKPRVPVNVIATANNPVVRFVGNDNDEDNIACLTPWVNKIHQWRLEGKSPYFFCHRPDNKDAPWLAQQFIDLYNSKYSDATIPNLAIKEQPSQDSLF, from the coding sequence ATGACAAATACAAACAATCCTGCAGTAACTAAATTATCAACTTCTTCGGCGCTACCCAAGGTATTTATTGGCTTGCCGCAGTGGCAGCATAGTCATTGGCCCAAAACCTGGTTTGCTAATTACCCAAAAAGTGACAATCAACTGATTCATTACGCCAAGGAGTGCAATACGGTTGAGGGGAATACGACCTTTTATTCTCTTCCCCATTCTGATGCCGTATCACGCTGGGAACAATCAGTAGGTAGCGATTTTTCATTTACCTTTAAATTCAACCAACAAATTACCCATGTTCATCAATTACTGCATTGCGAAGATGAAGTGAATGAGCAATTACAAATACTTGCGCCGCTTGAGCATAAATTAGGCGTGATGCTGCTTCAACTACCTGCAAGCTTTGGCCCTGAAAAGCTAGAACGATTGGCGGCGTTTTTGCATCTTATACCTCGCCATATTACCGTTGCGGTTGAAGTCAGGCATTTAGCATTCTTCGGCAAAGGCGATGAAGAAAAACAGTTAAATCAGTTATTAATAGAGTACAACGCCAACCGTATTATTATGGACACCCGCGCGTTATTTACCGGTGCTGATACAAACTCTAGCGACAGTGCGCTTTTACGTGAGGTGCGGAACAAAAAACCTAGAGTGCCCGTGAATGTGATTGCCACCGCAAACAACCCTGTGGTTCGTTTTGTAGGAAATGATAATGATGAAGATAATATTGCGTGCTTAACGCCTTGGGTGAATAAGATTCATCAATGGCGACTTGAGGGGAAAAGCCCGTATTTCTTTTGTCATCGACCTGATAACAAAGATGCTCCCTGGTTGGCGCAGCAGTTTATTGACTTATACAATAGTAAGTACAGTGATGCGACAATTCCTAATCTGGCAATTAAAGAACAGCCTAGCCAAGATAGCTTGTTTTAA
- a CDS encoding GAF domain-containing protein: MESPKLDRETLRLKALENLNILDTKPDAQLDAVTKATQEYFKCKICLVSLIAEDRQWFKSRQCLDVSETPRNISFCTYAIAEEEYLIVTDATKDSRFAGGPLVKGEPHIRAYAGAILRSNDGYELGTLCVIHDEPRKFSAEEIRVLQEMAKKAETIINENKW, from the coding sequence ATGGAATCACCAAAGCTTGATCGCGAAACATTGCGATTAAAAGCCCTAGAAAATTTAAACATTCTAGACACCAAACCCGACGCACAGTTAGATGCCGTTACCAAAGCAACCCAAGAATATTTCAAATGCAAAATCTGCTTGGTGAGTTTAATTGCTGAAGACAGACAATGGTTTAAATCTCGCCAATGTTTAGATGTGTCAGAAACACCACGCAATATTTCTTTTTGCACTTACGCGATAGCGGAAGAAGAATATTTAATTGTTACCGACGCCACAAAGGACAGCCGTTTTGCTGGCGGGCCATTGGTGAAAGGCGAACCTCATATCCGGGCTTATGCAGGCGCTATTCTTCGTTCAAATGATGGGTACGAGCTTGGCACCTTATGTGTCATTCATGATGAACCAAGAAAATTCTCTGCTGAAGAAATTCGCGTGTTGCAAGAAATGGCTAAGAAAGCAGAAACCATTATCAATGAGAATAAATGGTAA
- a CDS encoding calcium-binding protein, with protein sequence MMKRLEKVFLILLTIAAIQAISVVEAHASPAKTLMQQLDTNKDGLISLKEAVRHTELLRNFGLIDDNEDGKLTEAELAKSKLTPGNAKSAVSE encoded by the coding sequence ATGATGAAACGACTAGAGAAGGTTTTTCTGATTTTACTTACCATCGCGGCGATACAAGCTATTTCGGTAGTTGAAGCGCACGCGTCACCTGCAAAAACGTTAATGCAGCAGTTAGATACCAATAAAGACGGTTTGATATCACTGAAAGAAGCGGTTCGTCACACCGAACTATTGCGTAATTTTGGGTTAATTGACGACAATGAAGATGGCAAATTAACCGAAGCCGAATTAGCAAAAAGTAAACTGACACCAGGAAATGCAAAATCTGCGGTCAGTGAATAG
- a CDS encoding ATP-binding SpoIIE family protein phosphatase: MKILIVDDEPINRTMLVSMLSEAGFTDCVEASSGNDALAIVEHAIPDLVLLDVVMPGMSGFEVAPKIRTLAGGRYLPILFITALDDKESLVKCLEVGGNDFATKPFDKHILTAKIRAHEKIRNLSAHIEQQNEELRFYQQRVAREHAIVEHIFSHAIVNKSHVLKYFDHALTPAETFNGDVFVCEASPSGGLYFLVGDFTGHGLASAIGALPVTRAFQEMSLKGLSINEMATEFNKILLRFLPSDMFMAAVIGEVGSDGSRITLWQGGMPQMLVVSDKRKFVKAISSPHMALGILEQHEFDSECEIFEMLGNDKLIVYSDGLTEAVDAEGNMLTEEGIKQWCADATDITAEGIFNHAKAFSATPSFEDDVSVVIFKSQSLEGVQPYRATDDIPLNITITLSAKHLKQPDIQTRMLHQTSQCSGIEHVRSVLFTVVSEMFSNALEHGILNMDSRLKHSPEGFQLYYEQRERLLSALDEGTIIINIESDPAKETVFLSIEDSGNGFEWAQKASPESNDTFGRGLGLIRALSSKVWFEKGGRKINCLLNTAVE; this comes from the coding sequence ATGAAAATTCTTATCGTTGATGATGAGCCAATTAACCGCACTATGTTAGTTAGCATGTTAAGCGAAGCTGGGTTCACCGATTGCGTTGAGGCTTCGAGTGGCAACGATGCGTTAGCGATAGTAGAGCATGCGATACCCGATTTAGTGCTACTAGATGTGGTAATGCCGGGTATGAGCGGTTTCGAGGTTGCACCGAAAATTAGAACTTTAGCCGGCGGCCGATACTTACCAATTTTATTTATCACAGCATTGGATGACAAAGAAAGCTTAGTGAAGTGTTTAGAAGTTGGGGGTAATGACTTTGCCACCAAACCTTTCGACAAACATATTCTTACCGCCAAAATTCGCGCGCATGAAAAAATTCGCAACCTAAGTGCCCATATAGAACAGCAAAATGAAGAGCTTAGGTTTTATCAGCAACGCGTAGCAAGAGAGCATGCCATTGTTGAGCATATTTTCAGCCATGCCATTGTTAATAAAAGCCACGTTCTTAAATATTTTGATCACGCATTAACGCCAGCAGAAACATTTAATGGTGACGTATTTGTATGTGAAGCCAGCCCTAGTGGTGGTTTATATTTTTTAGTAGGAGATTTTACCGGGCATGGACTGGCATCAGCCATAGGTGCACTACCGGTAACGCGCGCATTTCAAGAAATGTCTTTAAAAGGGTTATCGATAAATGAAATGGCGACAGAGTTTAATAAAATACTTCTGCGATTTTTACCTAGCGATATGTTTATGGCTGCGGTTATCGGTGAAGTTGGCTCTGATGGTTCTCGTATTACCCTTTGGCAAGGTGGCATGCCACAGATGTTGGTGGTGTCAGACAAGCGGAAATTTGTTAAAGCTATTTCTTCCCCCCATATGGCGTTAGGTATCCTCGAGCAACATGAATTTGACAGTGAGTGCGAAATTTTTGAGATGTTGGGGAATGACAAATTAATTGTCTATTCCGATGGGTTAACAGAAGCGGTTGATGCAGAGGGAAATATGTTAACCGAAGAGGGTATAAAACAATGGTGTGCTGATGCCACTGATATCACTGCCGAAGGAATTTTTAATCACGCTAAAGCATTTTCGGCTACACCTAGTTTTGAAGACGATGTGTCAGTAGTTATTTTCAAAAGTCAGTCGTTAGAAGGGGTTCAGCCTTATCGAGCTACCGACGACATTCCGTTAAATATCACCATCACCTTAAGTGCCAAACATTTAAAGCAACCCGACATTCAAACCCGTATGCTCCATCAAACGTCTCAATGTAGCGGCATTGAACATGTTCGCTCGGTGCTCTTTACCGTGGTTTCCGAAATGTTCAGCAACGCCTTAGAACACGGTATTTTGAACATGGACTCACGTCTAAAGCATTCGCCAGAAGGCTTCCAATTATATTATGAGCAGCGAGAAAGGCTACTGAGTGCCTTAGATGAAGGGACGATTATTATTAATATCGAGTCCGATCCAGCGAAAGAAACCGTCTTTCTTTCTATAGAAGACAGCGGAAACGGTTTTGAGTGGGCGCAGAAAGCCAGCCCTGAAAGTAATGACACATTCGGAAGAGGATTAGGCCTCATTAGAGCGTTAAGTAGTAAAGTGTGGTTTGAAAAAGGCGGAAGAAAAATAAACTGTTTGCTCAATACAGCCGTTGAATAA
- a CDS encoding STAS domain-containing protein, whose protein sequence is MNVSTDKVNEQQTLIIEMGEKFDFSKVEAFRSAYQDLDSDVKHITVDLAKTEYMDSSALGMLLNMQKVLSQRPLTFSIENSRPPVERILKISRFDKKFIIR, encoded by the coding sequence ATGAATGTATCAACGGATAAAGTTAATGAACAACAGACTTTAATTATAGAGATGGGGGAAAAGTTTGATTTTAGCAAAGTGGAAGCCTTTCGCTCAGCCTATCAAGATTTAGACTCTGACGTGAAACACATCACCGTAGACTTGGCTAAAACAGAATACATGGACAGTTCAGCGTTAGGTATGTTGCTAAATATGCAGAAAGTTTTATCACAACGGCCGCTGACATTTAGTATTGAGAATAGCCGACCACCCGTAGAGCGAATACTAAAAATATCGCGCTTTGACAAAAAATTTATTATTCGTTGA
- a CDS encoding EAL domain-containing protein, translating to MFKSIKAPISIVVTLSMSVMAAAVLWFAVIEHKALYLNLAHSHTVSLANGVVKNVAPAMLLNAQNASSLSSVLILLKEHEHVISARIYDSNFTLLLEEEGPSANRLNEPFFNALDPFVLTEGVSFENDVITARRVIGSSQKPDGFLVLFVDAKAPLSGSVKGLLLNVVPIIFVLWVISIIGTLFFISRVFRPLSELSFFTKQVTDTKDYALRQNLTSRDEIGELGENINLLLEMIEVELLINHEQNQTLVDQQETMIRLANYDSLTGLPNRQFVLDNLRLELARARRNDDDLALLFFDLDGFKGINDSLGHETGDLILIEVADRVSALLREGDLVARLGGDEFLVLPDRETRDTSLENMAGRLIDAFTSPFELRGLSLSVGVSVGVARAVDADYDLSELMSNADLAMYRSKARGRGSFTIFTPDMVESHKRKFHLANAIEQGLKNDEFMVYYQVKVDHEGKVIGLEGLLRWQHPEYGLVMPNEFIPIAEQGGKISAITRWVIEKVCIDLPKLREWLPHRFRVSVNLSGHDLRDSNLFDNIYEIFTRHNVNPEYVEFEVTESAYLENFASSNKFFKRMSNMGCAIALDDFGTGYSSLSYLTQISIDTLKIDKQFVHELETSERSRLVTGAIIDLAKRLSLSVCAEGIENETQWHYLIEHGCDYIQGFMFSKPIPMDELILSPKQFIIGKTNSSKG from the coding sequence GTGTTTAAGTCTATAAAGGCCCCAATTAGTATTGTCGTTACCTTGTCTATGTCTGTAATGGCTGCCGCGGTGTTGTGGTTTGCAGTAATAGAACATAAAGCGCTATATCTCAATTTGGCACATTCTCATACGGTTTCTCTTGCTAATGGCGTGGTAAAAAATGTAGCGCCAGCGATGTTGTTAAATGCCCAAAATGCTTCCTCTCTCTCAAGTGTTTTGATCCTATTAAAGGAGCATGAGCATGTTATTTCAGCAAGAATCTATGACAGTAACTTTACCCTTTTATTAGAAGAAGAAGGCCCATCTGCTAATCGATTGAATGAGCCCTTTTTCAATGCGCTTGACCCATTTGTTTTAACTGAAGGGGTATCCTTTGAAAATGACGTCATTACTGCACGACGAGTAATAGGCTCATCGCAAAAGCCAGATGGTTTCTTGGTACTGTTCGTGGATGCTAAAGCACCGCTCTCGGGAAGTGTTAAAGGCTTACTACTGAATGTAGTGCCTATTATCTTTGTGCTGTGGGTAATAAGCATTATTGGCACATTGTTTTTCATTAGTCGTGTATTTCGCCCCTTAAGTGAGTTAAGTTTTTTCACCAAACAAGTCACAGACACAAAAGATTACGCCTTGCGACAAAACCTTACTTCAAGAGATGAAATTGGGGAGTTAGGAGAAAACATCAACCTTTTATTAGAAATGATAGAGGTTGAACTACTTATCAATCATGAACAAAATCAGACCTTGGTCGACCAACAAGAAACCATGATTCGCTTGGCTAACTATGACAGCCTAACTGGGTTACCCAATAGGCAATTTGTGCTTGATAACTTGCGGTTAGAGCTAGCCCGAGCGCGAAGAAATGATGATGATCTTGCTCTTTTGTTTTTCGACTTAGATGGGTTTAAAGGCATTAATGATTCACTCGGTCATGAGACCGGCGACCTGATATTGATAGAAGTGGCAGATAGGGTGAGCGCTCTGTTACGAGAAGGGGACTTGGTAGCCCGATTAGGGGGCGATGAATTTTTAGTGTTACCCGATCGGGAAACGCGAGATACCAGCCTTGAGAATATGGCCGGTCGATTAATTGATGCCTTCACCAGTCCTTTTGAATTGCGTGGGCTGTCACTGTCTGTTGGCGTTAGTGTTGGCGTCGCGCGAGCCGTAGACGCCGACTATGATTTAAGCGAGCTTATGAGCAATGCAGACCTTGCTATGTACCGCTCTAAAGCCAGAGGACGTGGAAGCTTTACCATATTTACACCTGATATGGTGGAGTCACACAAGCGTAAATTCCATTTAGCTAATGCCATAGAGCAAGGTTTAAAGAACGATGAGTTTATGGTGTATTACCAAGTTAAAGTCGATCACGAAGGGAAGGTTATCGGCTTAGAGGGACTGCTTAGGTGGCAACACCCCGAATATGGTTTGGTCATGCCGAATGAATTTATTCCTATCGCGGAACAAGGCGGTAAAATATCAGCCATTACACGTTGGGTAATTGAAAAAGTCTGTATTGACCTACCCAAATTAAGGGAGTGGCTTCCCCATCGTTTTCGTGTGTCAGTGAATCTATCAGGTCACGACCTTCGTGATAGCAACCTGTTTGACAATATCTATGAGATTTTCACGCGCCACAATGTAAATCCAGAATACGTAGAATTCGAGGTAACCGAGTCTGCTTACTTAGAGAATTTTGCGTCATCAAATAAATTCTTTAAACGCATGAGCAACATGGGATGCGCAATTGCCCTAGATGATTTTGGTACGGGCTACTCTTCACTAAGCTATTTAACACAAATAAGTATCGATACCTTAAAAATTGATAAGCAGTTTGTACATGAGCTAGAAACGTCAGAAAGGAGCCGCTTAGTGACCGGCGCTATTATCGATTTGGCCAAACGCCTTTCACTTAGCGTATGTGCCGAAGGTATAGAGAATGAAACCCAGTGGCATTATTTGATAGAACACGGTTGTGATTATATTCAAGGATTTATGTTTAGCAAACCCATTCCCATGGATGAGCTTATTCTGTCACCAAAACAGTTTATCATTGGTAAAACTAATAGTAGTAAAGGATAG
- a CDS encoding sigma 54-interacting transcriptional regulator, translated as MNESSKNKPHLLLVDDDKSLLRLLTIRLEGEGYQVTAVEDGNAALRKLQNDAFDVVLSDLRMPGLDGLSLFEEIMGIRKDIPVILMTAHGTISDAVAATQRGVFGFLPKPVDHDELRTLLQKALSQSQAAQPGEWAKSIVTRSQDMLNVLDQAYRIAQREVSVLISGASGTGKELLANAMHQASDRRDKPFVAINCGALPENLLESELFGHAKGAFTGAVAAHPGLFREADGGTLFLDEIGDMPMTLQVKLLRALQERQIRPVGSSKHVDIDVRIISATHKDLLKEMEEGTFREDLYYRLNVVNLKLPSLKARSEDIPLLARSLLQQSAQRHGVNVSQFSDDAMQLLVKSSWPGNVRQLVNVVEQCVALTQTPVVPLHLVEQALSATKQSWPTLTEARDAFEQQYLNKLLKMTDGNVTRAAELAGRNRTDMHKLMKKHDLDAGDFR; from the coding sequence ATGAATGAAAGTAGCAAGAACAAACCCCATTTATTGTTGGTTGATGATGATAAAAGTTTACTTCGCCTCTTAACTATTCGCTTAGAAGGTGAGGGTTATCAAGTTACTGCGGTTGAAGATGGCAATGCTGCGTTAAGAAAGCTTCAAAATGATGCTTTTGACGTAGTACTCAGTGATTTGCGTATGCCTGGACTTGACGGGTTAAGTTTATTTGAAGAAATCATGGGCATTCGAAAAGATATTCCCGTAATTTTGATGACCGCTCACGGCACAATCTCGGACGCGGTGGCGGCCACTCAGCGTGGTGTTTTTGGTTTCCTACCGAAGCCAGTCGACCATGATGAGCTGCGTACTTTGTTACAAAAAGCATTAAGTCAGTCACAAGCGGCTCAGCCCGGTGAATGGGCGAAAAGTATTGTTACCCGCTCTCAAGATATGCTTAACGTCCTTGATCAAGCATACAGAATTGCGCAACGAGAAGTCAGTGTACTAATTAGCGGCGCAAGTGGCACAGGTAAAGAACTATTAGCTAACGCGATGCATCAGGCAAGTGACCGACGCGATAAGCCTTTTGTCGCTATTAACTGTGGCGCACTACCCGAAAACTTACTTGAGTCAGAATTGTTCGGACATGCTAAAGGAGCTTTCACCGGTGCAGTAGCCGCTCATCCAGGTTTGTTTCGTGAAGCCGATGGCGGTACGTTATTCTTAGATGAAATTGGCGATATGCCAATGACATTACAAGTTAAATTATTACGAGCATTACAAGAACGCCAAATCAGGCCTGTAGGCAGTAGTAAGCATGTTGATATTGATGTTCGTATCATCTCGGCTACTCACAAAGACTTACTCAAAGAAATGGAAGAGGGCACTTTCAGGGAAGACTTATACTACCGCCTAAATGTAGTGAACTTAAAGCTTCCATCGTTGAAAGCGCGAAGTGAAGATATTCCATTGCTTGCTCGTTCACTGTTGCAACAAAGTGCTCAGCGCCATGGTGTTAACGTTAGTCAGTTTTCAGATGATGCAATGCAGTTGTTAGTGAAGTCATCTTGGCCAGGAAATGTGCGTCAATTGGTAAACGTGGTAGAGCAATGTGTTGCTTTAACACAAACACCAGTAGTGCCACTGCACCTTGTAGAGCAAGCGCTGTCAGCCACTAAGCAAAGTTGGCCAACGTTAACCGAAGCCAGAGATGCTTTTGAACAACAGTATTTGAACAAGCTTTTGAAAATGACAGATGGCAACGTAACACGTGCGGCGGAACTCGCCGGACGTAATCGTACCGATATGCACAAGTTAATGAAAAAGCATGATTTAGATGCGGGAGATTTTCGTTAG